From uncultured Bacteroides sp., a single genomic window includes:
- a CDS encoding TonB-dependent receptor: MNIKIACILLISALLPIAVQAQPLRDSTQIKKSYTVDEVVVTGTRNETDIRHLPMSISVVNRQQIDQRYEQSLLPLLTEQVPGLFTTGRGIMGYGVSTGAAGGMSLRGVGGSPTTELLVLIDGHPQYMGLMGHPLADAYQSMLVERVEVVRGPASVLYGSNAMGGVINIVTRKLEEDGIKNDVRLSYGSYNTLTTEVSNRIRKGRFSSVVTASYNRTDGHRENMDFDQYGGYLKLGYEFSHAWNIFADANLTHFNASNPGMVTAPVLDNDSRITRGMASFSIENNYSHTSGALKFFYNWGRHKINDGYSAGQDPLDYRFNSKDRMLGITWYQSATLFTGNRITFGVDYQHLGGEAWNQFTDSRTEIADKTENEIAGYLDFRQALGTLFTLDIGQRVDHHSQTGTEWIPQAGLSMHLPRTAELKAMVSKGFRNPTIRELYMFRPQNPDLKPERMINYEISFSQSLMNKALSYGLNLYYINGDNMIQTVPVNGRPMNINTGKIENRGVETNVSYRMNPSWMFTANYSWLRMKYPVVAAPEHKLYAGADYSKGKWNVSTGVQYICGLYTSINPETKENFVLWNLRGSYRLCRLAHLFVRGENLLAQCYEINAGYPMPGATIMGGINLNF; encoded by the coding sequence ATGAATATAAAAATAGCCTGTATCCTGTTAATCAGTGCCTTACTGCCTATTGCAGTGCAAGCACAGCCTCTAAGAGATAGCACCCAGATAAAAAAAAGCTATACGGTGGACGAAGTTGTTGTGACTGGTACGCGGAATGAAACAGATATACGCCATTTACCAATGAGTATATCCGTGGTCAACCGGCAACAGATTGACCAACGTTATGAACAATCTTTACTCCCTTTATTGACAGAACAAGTACCGGGACTTTTCACCACCGGACGTGGTATTATGGGATACGGCGTATCAACAGGTGCTGCAGGTGGTATGAGTTTACGAGGGGTGGGTGGTAGTCCTACTACTGAGTTGTTAGTGCTTATCGATGGGCATCCGCAATACATGGGATTGATGGGACACCCATTAGCCGATGCTTACCAGTCTATGCTGGTCGAACGTGTGGAAGTGGTACGCGGTCCTGCGTCGGTTTTATATGGTTCGAATGCGATGGGAGGCGTTATTAACATCGTAACACGTAAGTTAGAGGAAGATGGCATAAAGAACGATGTGAGATTGAGCTATGGTTCATACAATACACTGACAACCGAAGTTTCCAACCGCATCCGCAAAGGACGTTTCAGCAGTGTTGTGACGGCTTCTTACAATCGGACAGACGGACATCGGGAAAACATGGACTTCGATCAATATGGCGGTTATCTGAAATTAGGATACGAGTTCAGCCATGCATGGAACATCTTTGCCGATGCTAATCTTACGCATTTCAATGCATCCAATCCGGGAATGGTGACAGCTCCTGTTTTAGACAATGATTCACGCATTACCCGGGGAATGGCCTCCTTCTCAATTGAAAATAATTACAGTCACACTTCGGGTGCTTTGAAGTTCTTTTATAATTGGGGACGGCACAAAATCAATGACGGCTATTCTGCAGGACAAGATCCGCTCGACTATCGGTTTAATTCCAAAGACCGGATGTTGGGCATCACGTGGTATCAAAGTGCCACTCTCTTCACAGGCAACCGAATTACATTCGGGGTAGATTATCAACATCTCGGTGGGGAGGCATGGAATCAGTTTACGGACAGTCGCACAGAAATTGCAGATAAAACAGAAAACGAGATAGCCGGTTATCTGGATTTCCGGCAGGCACTCGGCACACTCTTTACGCTGGACATTGGCCAGCGTGTGGATCATCACTCACAAACCGGAACGGAATGGATACCTCAGGCGGGATTGTCTATGCACCTGCCCCGGACAGCCGAACTGAAAGCAATGGTAAGCAAAGGTTTCCGCAATCCCACTATTCGCGAACTTTATATGTTCCGTCCGCAAAACCCTGATTTGAAGCCAGAAAGGATGATAAACTATGAAATATCCTTTTCTCAGAGCCTGATGAACAAAGCCCTTTCGTATGGTCTGAACCTTTATTATATCAACGGTGACAATATGATTCAGACAGTGCCTGTTAATGGCAGGCCTATGAACATCAATACGGGGAAAATAGAAAACCGGGGTGTGGAAACAAATGTCAGTTACCGGATGAATCCTTCGTGGATGTTTACCGCCAATTATAGTTGGCTGAGAATGAAATATCCCGTTGTGGCAGCTCCCGAACATAAGTTATATGCCGGCGCTGATTATTCAAAGGGAAAATGGAATGTATCAACCGGTGTGCAATATATCTGCGGACTTTATACCTCTATCAATCCTGAAACGAAAGAAAATTTTGTGTTGTGGAATTTGAGGGGCAGCTATCGTTTGTGCCGTTTAGCTCATCTGTTTGTACGTGGAGAGAATTTATTAGCGCAATGTTATGAAATAAATGCCGGTTATCCCATGCCGGGAGCTACAATAATGGGTGGCATTAATTTAAACTTTTAA
- a CDS encoding DUF3857 domain-containing protein: MKQFSCILWLILALFIFPDMLHAADDTEHDKQVRAEVWGWDLPQFRNYTVPDKYRNESAVIIARYKQVEAKRQNKLASFLQSGGFSPSMYYTDTERFLVKINDKAALKEFSEVSFRKELETRGFYGFNKFRTLIGARIIKPDGTIREVDVANEAVSVTEGKSNKEAYKKLAIPDLQIGDILDYFIHKEKDLESENVPSLVFAFFSEYPTLSYSVHCEFGNKLTVEYRSINGAPEMKTSVTDDKTTILDVEKQDILKIDNLENTRWLSALRDLPMIRMQVLNNTSNLIYKPASARKSGVYSNIPYEDILNDTKCILATQKSQMFGLKNINKKVATAIQNYKQQSPDATKGALAIYIYDALRLYWPDNINYFPPSQFMIRLEQLLKENQIECKLGFVTSKNGARMNEVTDTEDLHCIATANDNKQLFFFTKGFGAATEIPAGLQGEKASTIAVTGYTRNKPVGITGDSSEYIIPQTTADQNKNTVKMQVAFSQSNPLELVVNRENKYTGDLKSDFQRLLVLDEDWNAVMRKYLQINKTLLEEMEEDKNSRKYIDEYKAYFDKMRKEQKDNIKQEISLYHDFVPKDVLSFSMDTIGITPANPDFQYTVKYSVEGLVKKAGNNFMLDAGKLIGVQWAPTEQERNRSVNAIMSTPRTYMYEIQVEIPKEYEVQGIENLNFRMDNEYGSFASTASITGNILRISAQKVYKKSFVPVSGWSELLKMVDETNKFYTQSVILKRLQ; this comes from the coding sequence ATGAAACAATTTTCCTGCATTCTTTGGCTGATTCTGGCCCTGTTTATATTTCCGGATATGCTTCATGCTGCCGATGACACCGAACATGACAAACAAGTGAGAGCAGAAGTCTGGGGATGGGATCTGCCCCAATTCAGGAACTATACCGTTCCTGACAAGTACAGGAATGAATCAGCTGTTATCATAGCCAGATACAAACAAGTTGAGGCTAAAAGGCAGAATAAATTAGCAAGCTTCCTGCAAAGTGGTGGCTTCAGCCCCAGTATGTATTACACAGACACCGAGCGATTCCTGGTTAAGATAAATGACAAGGCAGCCCTGAAAGAATTTTCTGAGGTCTCTTTCAGGAAAGAATTGGAAACAAGGGGATTTTATGGTTTCAATAAATTCAGGACGTTGATTGGAGCCCGGATAATAAAACCGGACGGCACCATCCGGGAGGTCGACGTAGCCAATGAGGCTGTGAGCGTTACGGAAGGAAAGAGCAACAAGGAAGCCTATAAGAAGCTGGCTATTCCCGATCTGCAGATAGGCGATATTCTTGATTACTTCATCCATAAAGAAAAGGATCTGGAAAGTGAGAATGTACCTTCGCTGGTTTTTGCTTTCTTTTCCGAATACCCTACCCTCTCCTATTCCGTTCATTGCGAATTCGGAAACAAGCTAACCGTGGAATATCGCTCCATCAACGGAGCTCCGGAGATGAAAACCTCCGTCACAGACGATAAAACCACCATCCTTGATGTGGAAAAGCAGGATATTCTTAAGATTGACAATCTTGAAAACACACGATGGTTATCAGCTTTGCGTGATCTCCCCATGATCCGGATGCAGGTACTGAACAATACCTCAAACCTGATTTACAAGCCGGCGAGTGCACGTAAAAGCGGAGTTTACAGCAACATTCCGTACGAAGACATATTAAACGACACAAAATGTATATTGGCCACTCAGAAATCTCAGATGTTCGGATTGAAAAACATCAATAAAAAGGTGGCAACAGCTATACAGAACTATAAACAACAGTCTCCGGACGCAACTAAGGGAGCACTGGCTATATACATTTATGATGCACTTCGGTTATACTGGCCAGACAATATAAATTACTTTCCGCCTTCACAGTTTATGATCCGGCTGGAGCAACTGCTGAAAGAGAATCAGATAGAATGTAAACTGGGATTTGTAACCAGTAAGAACGGCGCCCGAATGAATGAGGTCACCGATACAGAGGATCTGCACTGTATCGCTACTGCCAATGACAATAAACAACTATTCTTCTTCACCAAAGGTTTTGGTGCGGCGACCGAGATCCCGGCTGGCCTCCAGGGAGAAAAAGCCTCAACCATTGCTGTTACTGGTTATACCAGAAACAAGCCGGTTGGCATTACAGGAGATAGCAGCGAGTATATCATACCGCAAACCACGGCTGACCAAAACAAGAACACCGTAAAAATGCAGGTTGCTTTCTCACAAAGTAATCCGCTTGAACTAGTAGTAAACCGTGAAAACAAATACACCGGCGATCTGAAAAGCGATTTTCAGCGTTTGTTGGTTCTTGATGAAGACTGGAATGCTGTAATGCGCAAGTATCTGCAGATAAACAAGACATTATTAGAGGAAATGGAAGAAGATAAGAATTCACGTAAATACATTGACGAATACAAAGCCTATTTCGACAAAATGCGGAAAGAGCAGAAAGACAACATCAAACAAGAAATTAGTCTCTATCATGATTTTGTACCCAAAGATGTACTCAGTTTTTCAATGGATACCATAGGCATAACACCCGCAAATCCAGACTTTCAATACACCGTAAAATACAGTGTAGAGGGATTGGTAAAGAAAGCAGGAAACAACTTTATGCTTGATGCAGGAAAACTGATAGGAGTCCAATGGGCACCGACAGAACAGGAACGCAACCGTTCGGTAAATGCCATTATGTCTACTCCGCGTACTTATATGTATGAAATACAGGTAGAGATTCCGAAGGAGTATGAGGTGCAGGGGATAGAAAATCTTAATTTCAGGATGGACAATGAATATGGTTCGTTTGCATCCACCGCTTCTATTACCGGTAATATACTCAGAATCTCGGCACAGAAAGTGTATAAAAAATCTTTTGTTCCGGTTTCAGGCTGGTCCGAATTACTGAAAATGGTTGATGAAACAAATA
- a CDS encoding ECF transporter S component, translated as MEATTIKLYSLNYSNVKTYLAASLFVIGNMALPQLCHLVPQGGITLLPIYFFTLIGAYKYGWKVGLLTGILSPLLNSMLFGMPLPAALPAILFKSALLATAAGFAAGYYKRISVPILIMVVLFYQIAGTLIEWLMVRDFYSAIQDFRMGVPGMLMQIFGGFLLIKYLIRK; from the coding sequence ATGGAAGCAACAACTATTAAACTTTATTCGCTGAATTACAGTAATGTGAAAACCTATCTGGCAGCATCTCTTTTTGTTATTGGCAACATGGCTTTGCCACAACTTTGCCATTTAGTACCGCAAGGTGGTATTACCTTATTGCCTATTTATTTCTTTACGCTTATTGGTGCGTATAAGTACGGCTGGAAAGTAGGATTACTGACTGGAATTCTTTCACCGTTGCTGAATTCTATGCTTTTCGGAATGCCTCTGCCAGCTGCATTGCCAGCTATTCTTTTTAAGTCGGCATTGCTTGCAACCGCAGCCGGATTTGCTGCCGGATATTATAAACGAATTTCCGTACCCATTTTGATTATGGTAGTTCTTTTCTATCAGATAGCAGGAACATTAATAGAATGGCTGATGGTCAGAGATTTCTATTCAGCAATTCAAGATTTCCGGATGGGTGTTCCAGGTATGCTAATGCAAATCTTTGGTGGCTTTCTTTTAATTAAATATTTAATCCGTAAATAA
- a CDS encoding aldo/keto reductase has protein sequence MRNLGFGLMRLPLKDQNDQSSIDMETMNKMVDTFLERGFTYFDTAYMYHAFKSEIAARESLVKRHKRDSFTLASKLPVMFLKTKEDQEQIFNEQLEKCGVDYFDYYLLHALSISHYKIAQNFE, from the coding sequence ATGAGGAATTTAGGGTTCGGGCTTATGCGTTTGCCACTGAAAGATCAGAATGATCAGTCCAGCATCGACATGGAGACTATGAACAAAATGGTGGATACTTTCCTGGAAAGAGGTTTTACTTACTTTGATACCGCATATATGTATCATGCGTTTAAGAGTGAAATTGCTGCAAGAGAGTCTTTGGTAAAACGTCATAAAAGAGATAGTTTTACTTTGGCAAGCAAACTGCCGGTAATGTTTCTGAAAACAAAAGAAGATCAGGAACAGATTTTTAATGAGCAGCTGGAGAAATGTGGCGTGGATTATTTTGATTATTATCTTCTTCATGCTTTGAGCATTTCACATTATAAGATAGCTCAGAATTTTGAATAG
- a CDS encoding transglutaminase domain-containing protein has translation MNKRTRFIICFFLCFCCTSIFAQTEDDNVIITSMEDVFTFKLNDNKEPFIEEKSSAAYECTRISEKIVLAKFYDNSSEVENVRIKGLKGVKPEYSMYQEEGLFYNDTKICTLNLPFTLKNRNAEVSFKKIFHDPHYFSGTYLSEPLFVKNKTVKLVVPYWMDIDIYEKNFGTNVKKEVITDEKEKTHTYIYHIENQKAEKQEPYRPGFSYIYPHLIIVSKTATTGKSRQSIFDNLSTLYQWNHGATLQDNSDSTIIRNKLQEIVKDCSTPESKIKAIYAWVQDNIRYIANEYGIMGFKPDDAQNVLQKKYGDCKGMANLLKSLLVTAGFDARLVWIATNQIDFDFTVPLPNSNHMICALKWNNKLYFLDPTVKYMPLGQYPQSIQGRKAMIEDGDNYLIENTPTVSPAQNTDSLSCEYTVTAGALSGKAVNSFYGESKQLTLLQIHATEKDRQANVIRQFLEKGKVQDKATDILLSGTESQSDCLSISYQVERKSAIQAFQDELYIDPDAIKDYAEITIDTTKRENDYLFPFKDRTVRQFTIQIPQGYKVTGLPSGQTFKNSNLLFTVSYTQKDNKIIYRKEITLFDPWIKKSHFKEWNDQISAIRKVYMEQITLKKL, from the coding sequence ATGAATAAACGAACACGATTCATCATTTGCTTTTTCCTTTGCTTTTGCTGCACTTCCATCTTTGCACAGACAGAAGATGATAATGTAATTATCACCAGCATGGAGGATGTATTCACCTTTAAACTCAATGACAACAAAGAACCGTTTATTGAGGAAAAATCATCAGCTGCATACGAATGTACCAGAATATCGGAAAAGATAGTTTTAGCTAAGTTCTACGATAATTCCTCAGAAGTAGAAAACGTCCGGATTAAGGGATTGAAAGGGGTAAAACCTGAGTACAGCATGTATCAGGAAGAAGGACTGTTTTATAACGACACTAAAATCTGCACGCTGAATTTACCCTTTACGCTGAAAAACAGAAACGCGGAAGTCTCTTTTAAAAAGATTTTTCACGATCCGCACTATTTCTCAGGAACCTATCTCTCTGAGCCACTGTTTGTGAAAAACAAAACCGTGAAACTGGTTGTTCCCTATTGGATGGACATTGATATTTATGAGAAGAATTTTGGCACAAATGTTAAGAAAGAGGTTATAACTGACGAAAAGGAAAAGACACATACCTACATCTATCACATTGAGAATCAAAAGGCAGAAAAACAGGAACCTTACAGGCCGGGATTTTCCTATATCTACCCACATCTGATAATTGTTTCCAAAACAGCAACCACCGGTAAATCCAGGCAATCCATTTTTGACAATCTAAGCACTCTTTATCAATGGAATCACGGCGCTACCCTTCAAGACAACAGTGATTCAACAATTATCCGTAATAAATTGCAGGAAATAGTCAAAGATTGTAGTACTCCGGAAAGCAAGATCAAAGCGATCTATGCATGGGTACAAGATAATATCCGCTACATTGCCAACGAGTATGGAATCATGGGATTCAAACCGGATGACGCACAGAATGTGCTTCAGAAAAAATATGGTGACTGCAAAGGAATGGCCAATTTACTGAAATCGCTGCTCGTAACAGCCGGTTTCGATGCACGACTTGTCTGGATAGCCACAAATCAGATTGATTTCGACTTCACAGTCCCATTACCAAACTCAAATCACATGATATGTGCTTTGAAGTGGAACAATAAGCTCTATTTCCTTGATCCAACCGTAAAGTATATGCCATTAGGTCAGTATCCACAGTCGATACAAGGAAGAAAAGCCATGATCGAAGACGGGGACAACTATCTGATAGAGAACACTCCTACCGTTTCTCCTGCACAAAACACAGACAGCCTTTCGTGCGAATATACAGTTACCGCCGGTGCACTGAGTGGCAAGGCCGTAAACTCCTTTTACGGGGAATCAAAACAGTTGACTTTATTGCAGATTCATGCTACGGAGAAGGACAGACAGGCCAATGTTATCAGGCAGTTTCTTGAGAAAGGGAAAGTGCAGGACAAAGCCACGGATATTCTCCTTTCCGGAACGGAGTCCCAGTCGGACTGCCTCTCCATTAGTTATCAGGTGGAGCGCAAATCGGCCATACAAGCCTTTCAGGATGAGCTATACATTGATCCGGATGCCATAAAAGATTATGCGGAAATAACTATCGATACCACCAAACGAGAAAATGACTACCTCTTCCCGTTTAAAGATCGCACGGTAAGGCAGTTCACGATTCAGATTCCTCAGGGATATAAGGTTACCGGACTTCCTTCCGGTCAGACATTTAAGAATAGTAACCTTCTTTTTACCGTTTCGTATACTCAGAAGGATAATAAGATTATCTATCGGAAAGAGATAACCTTGTTCGATCCATGGATAAAAAAGAGTCATTTTAAAGAGTGGAATGACCAGATATCTGCTATCAGAAAAGTTTATATGGAACAAATTACTTTAAAAAAACTATAA
- the lpdA gene encoding dihydrolipoyl dehydrogenase: protein MEYELAIIGGGPAGYNAAERAAANGLKTVLFEKNAIGGVCLNEGCIPTKTLLYSAKILDNIKSASKYGILVDGNPTFDFEKIMSRKNKVVKKLTSGVDMKLKAHGVHIVEGTATVLGEKDEAINIFCNNEVYPVKYLLLCAGSETVIPPIKGLSETEYWTSKEALELKVLPNSLAIIGGGVIGMEFASFFNSMGVKVTVIEMMPEILGVMDKEISAMLRADYTKKGVRFLVDTKVTEVSAGKVFVERNGKPETIDVEKILMSVGRRPVTANLGIEKLNIELQRSGVKVNEFMQTSHPRVYACGDITGYSLLAHTAIREGEVAVNHILGIDDKMNYDAIPGVVYTNPELAGTGKTEEELTASGINYHVLKLPMAYSGRFVAENEQGNGLCKLITDDDDRIIGFHLLGNPASELIMSMSMAIEKGYTVDELKKQIFPHPTVSEIIRETLFA from the coding sequence ATGGAATATGAACTAGCAATTATAGGTGGCGGACCTGCAGGCTATAACGCTGCGGAAAGAGCTGCTGCAAACGGACTGAAAACAGTTCTTTTTGAGAAGAATGCAATTGGAGGGGTATGCCTCAATGAAGGTTGCATTCCTACCAAAACATTGTTATATTCAGCAAAGATTCTGGATAATATAAAAAGTGCTTCAAAATATGGAATCCTCGTAGATGGCAATCCTACTTTTGACTTTGAGAAAATTATGAGTCGCAAGAATAAAGTAGTCAAGAAACTTACTTCCGGAGTTGATATGAAGTTGAAAGCTCATGGTGTTCATATTGTGGAGGGTACAGCTACTGTTTTGGGTGAAAAGGATGAGGCAATCAATATATTTTGTAATAATGAGGTATATCCAGTAAAGTATTTGTTGCTCTGTGCCGGCTCCGAAACAGTAATTCCTCCTATTAAAGGTTTATCCGAAACCGAGTACTGGACTTCAAAAGAAGCTCTGGAGCTCAAAGTATTACCAAATTCTCTAGCCATTATAGGAGGAGGAGTAATCGGAATGGAGTTTGCCTCATTTTTCAACAGCATGGGTGTTAAAGTTACCGTTATTGAAATGATGCCTGAAATACTGGGAGTAATGGATAAGGAAATATCTGCTATGCTTAGGGCTGATTACACCAAGAAGGGTGTACGCTTTTTAGTTGACACGAAAGTTACGGAAGTATCTGCCGGTAAAGTCTTTGTTGAAAGGAATGGTAAGCCCGAAACAATAGACGTTGAAAAGATTCTGATGAGTGTAGGGCGAAGGCCCGTTACTGCAAATTTAGGAATTGAGAAGCTCAATATTGAACTTCAGAGAAGCGGAGTGAAAGTTAATGAGTTTATGCAGACAAGTCACCCCCGTGTTTATGCCTGTGGTGATATAACTGGTTATTCTTTACTTGCACATACCGCTATTCGCGAGGGCGAAGTGGCTGTCAACCATATCCTGGGTATAGACGATAAAATGAATTACGATGCTATTCCCGGAGTAGTATATACTAATCCAGAACTCGCAGGAACAGGAAAAACGGAAGAAGAGTTAACTGCAAGTGGCATCAATTATCATGTACTGAAACTACCCATGGCCTATTCCGGACGATTCGTTGCTGAAAATGAGCAAGGCAACGGACTCTGTAAACTGATAACAGATGATGATGATCGCATAATAGGATTTCATCTGTTAGGCAATCCGGCATCGGAGCTGATTATGAGCATGAGTATGGCTATTGAGAAAGGATATACGGTAGATGAACTGAAGAAACAGATATTCCCGCATCCCACAGTCAGTGAAATTATTCGTGAGACTCTGTTTGCATAG
- a CDS encoding lipoate--protein ligase family protein, translated as MLCINNSHTDACFNLAAEEYLLRSFSENIFMLWQNEPSVIVGKHQNVWAEVNLDFVRDNHIKVVRRYSGGGAVYHDAGNLNFTFIENSSNTDFNKYATQIQNLLKEIGIDAKADERRALTLNGLKISGSAQCIHKNRVMYHATLLFSTNLANLSAALLPHPSQLDNKEANQRPVYVKSVRSLVTNIREYIPGSMQINDLKNVIMNYFIDNKTDNNTYTFNKKDIEAIRQLREEKYSTSNWIFNASYFK; from the coding sequence ATGCTCTGCATAAATAATTCGCATACCGATGCCTGTTTCAATCTGGCTGCAGAAGAATACCTCCTTCGTTCTTTCTCAGAAAATATTTTTATGCTATGGCAGAATGAGCCATCGGTCATTGTAGGTAAACATCAGAATGTATGGGCTGAGGTAAACCTGGATTTTGTAAGAGACAATCACATAAAAGTGGTTCGTCGGTATTCGGGAGGTGGGGCAGTATATCACGATGCCGGTAATCTTAACTTTACCTTTATTGAAAACAGTAGCAATACCGATTTCAATAAATACGCAACTCAGATTCAGAACCTTCTTAAAGAGATAGGAATAGATGCAAAGGCAGATGAACGAAGAGCACTTACTCTCAACGGTTTAAAGATATCCGGAAGTGCACAGTGTATTCATAAGAACAGAGTGATGTATCATGCAACACTCCTTTTCTCAACAAATCTGGCAAATCTGTCCGCTGCTTTATTGCCCCATCCTTCGCAGCTTGATAACAAAGAAGCAAATCAACGTCCTGTTTACGTAAAATCAGTCCGGAGTCTGGTAACCAATATCCGGGAATATATACCCGGCTCAATGCAAATCAATGATTTAAAAAATGTGATAATGAATTATTTTATAGACAACAAGACAGATAACAATACATATACTTTTAACAAAAAAGATATAGAAGCCATCAGGCAGTTAAGAGAGGAGAAGTATTCCACTTCCAACTGGATTTTTAATGCATCATATTTTAAATAA
- a CDS encoding SDR family NAD(P)-dependent oxidoreductase, with the protein MKKVIIIGATSGIGYEVAKGYLKLGWHVGVAGRRKEALEKFRSTAPGLVEIQELDVTKEDAPEKLQLLIDKLGGMDLFLLSSGVGSQNIALKADIEINTAKTNVGGFIRMVTAAFNYFREKGGGHLAVISSIAGTKGLGAAPAYSATKRFQNSYINALAQLSHMEKLNITFTDIRPGFVQTDLLKDGNYPLLMKPDHVAERIIHALKKKKRIAMIDNRYAILVFFWRMIPLWLWERMPVKSK; encoded by the coding sequence ATGAAAAAAGTAATCATTATAGGAGCTACTTCCGGCATTGGATACGAAGTTGCAAAAGGTTATCTGAAACTGGGATGGCATGTGGGCGTAGCCGGCAGACGAAAAGAAGCATTGGAGAAGTTTCGGTCCACTGCACCCGGTCTGGTTGAGATACAGGAGTTGGATGTGACAAAAGAAGATGCGCCTGAGAAGTTACAACTGCTCATCGATAAACTGGGTGGGATGGATCTGTTTCTGCTCAGTTCTGGTGTGGGTAGCCAGAATATTGCATTGAAAGCCGATATTGAGATCAACACGGCAAAGACCAATGTGGGTGGATTTATCCGAATGGTTACAGCTGCCTTTAACTACTTCAGGGAAAAGGGAGGAGGCCATCTGGCAGTGATCAGTTCCATTGCCGGGACAAAAGGGCTGGGTGCTGCCCCGGCCTACTCAGCCACCAAACGTTTTCAGAACTCTTACATCAATGCGCTGGCACAGCTCTCCCACATGGAGAAACTGAATATTACCTTTACTGATATCCGTCCCGGATTTGTTCAGACAGATCTTCTGAAAGACGGCAATTACCCCCTGCTTATGAAACCCGATCATGTTGCAGAACGGATTATCCATGCTCTGAAAAAGAAAAAGCGCATTGCAATGATTGATAACCGATATGCTATTCTAGTGTTTTTCTGGAGAATGATTCCGCTGTGGCTCTGGGAGCGAATGCCTGTAAAGAGCAAATAG